GTATGctgatcctgtggggggggggggggggggtgtgtgtgtgtgtgtgtgtgtgtgtgtgtgtgctttatgATATCTCTCCCCTGCCTTGCTTAGAAgaagatgagcagagccggagtgaggggtggagggttggggtttGTAAAATTAGTTTTGTCCAAGGCAGACACCCTCAGTTAGAGTTAATCTGGTTCAGTtttataaaaaacatttatttaatttTGATTCAGTGCCTCTTCCTTTTTAGGCCCAGGTAGACTGTATGTTATCCTGATGAGGACTGGGTTTTGTTTGACTCTTCCCTTGGGAACAAGTCAGTCTTTCCTCTTGATATAGGTCTGCCTTTATTTTCATTACTGTCAGAACTTTGGTGTGGATGAGGgtggtcgtgaccatcctttatatGGCCGCTATTTCCCTGGCGGGGTTGAATgtcgcctcgggggggggggggggggggtcttttctcTCCTATCTTGGTGCGTAGTATTAGTTCTGGTACTGGCCTGGCGGGTAGCTGGGGGTCATCCTGTGGCGAGGGCTCAGTTGTCCATCTTTTCTTGCGGTGTGGGTAGGAGAAGTACTTTGTCATGTCTGGGACTGAGTTGGTGCAACTCAGAAGAGTGTAAGGAGTGGGGTGATGCATAAAGCCCTTGGGAATCAGATTTTTCTGAGTTTCCTTCTGTGGCgatgctgggctaggccaggcccCGCACCATGGTCAGCATACTGATGTTCCCAAGGTTCAGCATACTCCTTCTTGGGATGCCCGTGGGGGAGCCCAGTGTAACTGGATCTGCACCTGGGTAGGTGATGACTTCATGATAGGCCAAGTGTTGTGACTAATAGTTACCCTTTTTCTTTTCTTCCCCGAGAgtaggatttaaaaaaaattttttttgggggggttcccCCTGTGCTAGTTGGCTGGCTCTTGTTTAAATGTAATGCTTCAGACGGTTATCAAAGTGATTAGTTCTGATACTTCTTGTTCTTTTGCTCTATTCTTCTTTCATAGAAGTTGGTGCTTCAGAGGTGTTGCTTCTCTTATTTTCCTATGGGAGATCTTGGTTTGAGATTTTCTCGGACTTGCGGCATCATATAATCCAGGAGGAAAGTTGGATTGTGTTGTGGGTATCAGTGTAATTTCCCCTTAGATCTGGGGTTCTCGGGATGCTTTTCTCCCCTCTGTTCTTTTTCCCCCTGAAGCTATAGGTATGATGTAGATCTGTGCTGCTGCCTGTATCCTGTTTTGGTGCAGCTGAGTCTTGTATCCTGGAGGGAACACTTTCGAGTTATTGTTCTGGACTCATCTGGTCTTATTTCTTCCTATCCTTGCAATGACTTCTGTTTTGACCTGTACCTGTTATACATTGATACCTATGGCCTTTCTTTTCTCTTCTTTTGTTTTGATGCAATATTTGTAAAAGCTTGACAAtttcaataaaaatacattttaaaaaaaaactaagatGGGGGAGCAAAATTGAAAAATTAGGAGAGATGAGGTAGATCATGAGGTTAGGTTTGGGGTTTTAAAGGCAAGTAGATAGAAGGCAGAATAAATGAATTCCCAAAGAGACCCATCATTTTGGTCTTCATTCAGTCAAGTAACTCTTTCAGTGGCATCTTCACTTTAACACATTCTCAGAAATCTCAAATCTATGGAACTCCTCAACTCTTTCAGTCTTCCTTACCAAGACTAGAGGATAGGTGATGGGAGAGAGTACTTTATGTGTACACCTCATGATAACAGCTAAGTTACAAAGGTAAATAATGACGTTTTTGACTTTTATCTGAAGATTTACTCTTCAACTGTCTGCAGTGGTGTAATTGTGTAACACCTCTACCAGTGAATCACAATTACTTGCCAGTATTTCATAGTTTCCTTGGACTTAATTTCAAGGATATGCAATATGACTTAGTGTGCAGAAATGTAACTGACCAGAGCAGGAACCAATTTTTTGCAATCTTTCAGGAAAGCATAATCCTGACATCTACATGACTTGCAGTTTCCATTCATTTCTGTTTGAACTTTAACCTAACCAGAGCTTCTGACTCTGGCCTAACTAAACGTAACATACCTTTCAGTAACAGGATCTCATTATTCCTGAACACAGACTCTAACAGCTTCAGAACTTAGAAATCAGCAGCAAAACTGGAGGCATAACTATCCATGATAACCCCTTCCACTTTGGGAAGCCACTTACTTACTCATGCCATTATATATACCTGCCTGGGTGGAATTTGAATAACGCGatcatttaaaaaatttaaatcctTTCAAAGCCATTGGCTGACAAGCCAGAAGCAGTTAGAAAATCCATACCCGCTCTTAATTTTTTTTTGCCCTCTCTGCTCTTTGATTCTACTGAATTCGGTAAACCTAGTCAGCAGTTTCCCTCTACCGTGGAAGATATTCATAAGGCACAGCTTATCCTTTTCAAATAAATACATAATGACTATATTCCAGGATTGCCTTAGTTCCCATTTGTGTGAATGCTGTAGCTGAATAAGGAGGAATTGCAGAAAGGTCTGTCTTCAAAATATATTAAATTAGTTTTAATAATCTGATTAAGTTTATCAGATAATCAATCTGTAATATGGTTTAAATGTTGGCACTAGGAGCAGGAAAATAACTAAATATTCAGCTACCAATCAGAATGCATTTATTTCTAAATTATAAACAGTTTAATCTCCAGCTTCCTGCCTGCAATCTGACTTTTGTTCAACACACTTTCACAGCGCTTTGGTTTTGTAAACAGGCCGATCACTCCTGGACCAgagggtctcctgcagcatcaggcGGCCCAGCAGCTAACGGTTCACCCACCCCGCTCAGGCCTCCATAAGCTCAGGGCTCAACTGTTCACTGCCAACCCCCGGCCAGTCAGTTGGGACTCTCCACTCACTGTGCTCCCGAGCCGGAGTCTTCGGGTTTTACATCCACACAGCCTCCATGTTGCTGCCGTCGCCCAAGCCCGCGCACACAACAAACCGCGCAGCTTCACTCAGCCGCTCCGCCAATCGGAGCGCCCACTGGACCAGCTCGCCAATCCGAGCTCTTGTCAACCGCTTCACCAATCGGAGCTCTTGGCGGATTCACCAATCGGAGCTCAGCTCGTCGGTTCTACCAATCGGTGCTCTTGGCGGGCTGACCAATCTGAACTCCGCTCGTCTGTTTCACCAATCGGAGCTCTTGGCAGATTCACCAATCGGAACTCTTGGGGCAGATTGACCATCAGAGCTCCGTCCGTCTGTTCCACCAATCGGAGCTCTTGGCGGATTCACCAATCGGAGCTCTGCTCATCTGTTTCACCAATCGGAGCTTTTGGCGGATTCACCAATCGGAGCTCTGCTCGTCTGTTCCACCAATCGGAGCTCTTGGCGGTTTGACCAATCGGAACTGCATCCTGCCCGGAGCCCTGTACCAATCGGGTGCAGGTTTCCTCCAGCCACTCGTGGGTCGTCTGTGACAGGAAGCTCCCTGCTGCACTGAGTGGAAATGCCACTTTGTGTTTGAAGCTGTGCGGACGTGGTAAGAATGGAAGGTACGGTTTAATAATTTCGCATTAGAATTTGCTCAGCTTTTATAAACAGCGTGTTTTAAGGCGCATATGGAAAGATTTAGGATTGATTACGCCGCTCACATCTTAAAACTCCCTGGCCTGGTCTTCAGAGGCACGTGTTTTATTTTGGAGGCTCGAAAATATGTTTTTACGTAAAGAAACcctttgtgaaacaatccaggatcacagaattgttagtgtagaaggaggccattcggcccctcgcgtcTGTACCGGCTCTCCCAATGAGCGACTGTCAAAGGTCCTAAAGTGCTGCTTCACAgaaatgttatcaaacaaaattgtaCTGTATCCTGTCCAAGGAATTCTATTCCCAAATCTCTAAGATAAACCAGAAGGGCAAATTCTAGACCTGGCTAAAAATCCACCCCTGTTGACAAAGTGTGCTGAAAGAAATGTAAGATATCACCTGGCTGTTAACAACGACCTTGTAGCTGTTAACAACAGCTTGTATTTATGTAGCAACCTTTTTttctaaaaatatatttattaaagtttcttaacacaatttttctcccttacaaacaataaccccccccccccccccccggtaacaaaaaaaagagaaatcgcgcagagcaagatatatacatggcaaaatgatatatttacacagctttgtacactggccctcacccgtacgtgccagtttccccaaccctttatgttatctcttgttcatccaccctcccaggcagtcccccctttccctccccctccccctcccaggacaccccccccccccccccccccccccaaggttgctgctgctgaccgaccttcctcgaacgctccgcgagatagtttaggaacggttgccaccgcctgtagaacccctgcgcagaccctctcaaggcgaacttaatcctctccaactttatgaacccagccatatcatttatccaggcctccaggctggggggcttcgccgccttccacattagcaagatccttcgccgggctacgagggacgcaaaggccagaatgccggcctctttcgcctcctgcactcccggttcgtccactactccaaatattgctagcccccagcttggtttgacctggactttcaccacctgagatattgctcccgccactcctctccagaacccctccagtgccgggcatgaccaaaacatatggacatggttcgccgggctccctgagcaccttccacatctgtcctccaccccaaagaacctactcaacctcgcccccgtcaagtgcgctctgtggaccaccttaaattgtatcaggctgagcctggcacacgaggaggaggaattaaccctacctagggcatcagcccacagaccttcctcgatctcctcccccagctcctcctcccatttacccttcaactcttctaccagcgcttccccctcttctttcaactcctggtgtatttccgacactttgccctccccgacccatacacccgagatcaccctatcttgaacttcttgtgccgggagcaacgggaattccctcacctgtcgcctcacaaaagccctcacctgcatatatctaaaggcatttcccgggggtaactcgaacttctcctccagtgcccctaggctcgcaaacgtcccgtcgatgaacaggtcccccattcttccaatccccgcccgatgccagctctggaacccccccccgtccatcttcccgggacaaaccggtggttacccctgatcggggaccacaccgatgctcccattgcaccccggtgccgtctccactggcccctgaTCCTTAGcgttaccaccaccaccaccgggttatGTAGCagcttttaacataataaaatgtcccaaggtgtttcacagaagTGTGATGAAGTAAAACCTATAGTGACATGAGATGACATTCAGGCAGATAGCcataacttggtcaaagaggtttaATAGAATGACTGGAGAAGGAAAGAGAgtctagggagggaattccagagcttagggctttGGTAACTGAAAGCATAACATTCAATAGTGGTGGATTAAAATAGATCATGCTCCAGgtaccagaattagaggagcacagatatctgagGGTTATAGACTGGAGAAGATTACGGGTAAAGGGAGggatgaggccatagagagatttgaaaataaggatggcaGTTAAGCATTAGGTTGTTAATGGTAAGTTTTAATGCTTCTTTAAAATCCTTGTACATATGTTTCTTTTTTTAACAGCTCCATGTACTAACTCAATCTTTATAACTCCAAGAAAAACAGACTTGAACAGTGCCAGAAAAATAAAGGACAATGCTGCAGACTGGCATAACTTCATGTTGAAATGGGAAGTGTTTAATAACACAGGATTCTCAATAGCAAATAGAATTGTGAATATGAAACTCAGCAACCAGTAAGGATTACCTTTGCAAAGTTTTACATCTAGAAACCTTCGTTATCAGATGTGTTTAAGTTTTATTTTTAAATGTGTGCCCTCGGTGTGAATTTATTCATAAATTAATTGGTTACCTCATACTCTATTCTGCATCAGTTCAGTTTAAGTTGTGCTTTGAAAGGATCATTATTAAACGttgcaagtgtgtttggaaaatagaAAGCATAAATTATTTTTCACAATTTGCTTGAAGTTAATTATTCTAAATGTTAGCTATCACCAGTAACTAAAGTAAGACTTGTTTTCTCAATCAAATTTTGCAATAGAACAATTTTATTTGCTTCAAGGCAATTGATAAGAAAACAGCTCTGAACAAACAGATCCACATTGTATAACCATTCTCCTGGGTTTGACAATTGCTGTTTTCATAATCAAAAGGCACCAATGGTATTTTTAATGAGGTATTGTTTAAAAAGCTTGAATCAATACTCTTGGGTAACTAAACAGTAGTCATGTACCCTTTGAGAATGGAATTGCACTAGATTTATGTCTTGCACATTTGTCATGCTTAATATCCCATTGCATTAAACAAAACATTTTGTCCACCACCTGATAATTGCCTTTAAACTGTTCATGATACTGACATTTTACCCATGTATTAATTTCTTCAGGAGAGAAAGTGAAATTATGCGGGAAGCATTTGAAGGAGAGGATGCTAACTCTAATCTTGGAATGTCTAACTTCCAGTATAACAAAGAACTGCAGGAATGTTGTACTGAGTTGCTCGACATCCTTGACAAAATGGTATGAATAGTGGAAAAACGTATTCATCCTTTAAACTGCGAGTCTATGGTTGCAGTGGACACATTTGTTGAAATGGTGGAGCACTGGCCTTCCATCAGAAAGCATGAATTTGAACCACTGTAATATTACTTAAATTATTTTAAGTTATTTGATCTTCAGTTTTATGCTGTGGATGCATTGCTGAAGCACACTAATTAACTGCTCAGATAGGGGTCATCTCTCCTTTAGGCATATTCCGTGTCTGTTTCGGTTCTTGAATGGAGTCATAAGCCTTGGCGAAATGGGAAGTCCCTGATCATAAAGTAGCCCACTTAGGATATCTCTGCCTGGTTGCTCCACTTTCTGGACCATGGGATGAGTCATGCTGCAGTGCAGCCTGGCCGTATTTCTGCATGTGTGCTCACATGTTGTTCAACAGTGGAAGACTAGGACCATGTGGTCCAACAAATCCTCAAATAGGGAGGGGCAGCACAGAAAACTGGAGCAACATGAATGAATCCGCACCAGTGGCAGAAAAACACACTGATCTATATGACGTGTTGCACATTCAGGAACTTTTCTTTCACAGATAAAATATGCTAGGCTGGAGATCAGCACACAGGACAATATATGGGTGCAGCCTGTGGCATCATGGACCCTGGAAAAATGCAATCTGCTTTAGTTTAGTTTTTAGCTTCTCTATCCatcggtggaagacaggtgtgttgtTCCCGTTGTAGAGAGCCCAGGTCTCATCCCTGATATAATGCACAGCAAACATATAATTGATGTCATCTGCTGCTGTTGGACTAACCACGGTGAAAAGCTGTAGAGCGTGGGAACCGGATAGCCTTTTGACTGAGCTGTATTACAACCTCTGTGGTGAAGCGCGGAAGTTGAGGTACGAGAAGTCTAGTTGAAGACCCACTGAATGTAAACTCCTGTGTAGCTCCCCCTCTGTCACATTTGCtgcttcttctcctcctctaatctAATTGGCAGACTTACAAGTCCACCCATGATTGGAATCAACCATTTCCAAATCAGACAGAAATCTAACACCAGTATGTTAAGAACTGATGCCAAAAATCCTCTACTGAAACACATAACAGTTAACTTGCAGTTTAGCAGAACAAACGAGCAACTAACCCATATGGAGAGGTGAGCCCTTTAAATAAGCACTCTGCAGACATTTGCTGACTGTTAGAATTGTACGGGCAGCActattgtgcagtggttagcactgctgcctcatggcactgaggtcccaggttcgatcccggccctgggtcactgtctgtgtggagtttgcacattctccccgtgtttgcatgggtttcgcccccccaacccaaagatgtgcaggataggtggattggctatgctaaattgccccttaattggaaaaaatgaattggatactctaaatttataggggGAAAAAAGAATTACAAATTGTTGGCGAAGTTTATCGTACAGGTCAGATGTTGGGCAATATTGACAGGATATTCATAAGAGGATATTTTCTGGATTAATCACTTGGAATCAGATTCTTATGGGTTAGGGCAGAAGTGTAGCCACTGGAAAACATTTAAGACTTGAGACAAACTGGTAAATCTGATTATGCCAACCTTTTTTAGTGTGTTGGAACAAACTTTTGAccaaaaaaacattttttggtGATCTTTAAATGGCAACATGGCAAAACCTGCAGCTACATCTATTGCAATCAGCATTCCAGCAAAATATGATTTTAAAAATACAATTATTGAAAAGAATTCAAAACCAAAATTGAATTTAAACAAAGAACTATGTATTCCTGTGAGATGCTGTGAAATATGAATAACGTACatttttggtttttaaaaaataatgaaaAGCAGGAGAGAAAATAAGATCTTGCATTCAGCCAAGGCAGTGGTCACCTTATAAGACATTACAATGTTGCTGATTGTTTAGTTACTTTATGGTTGTACATATGAGGATGAATCCCTGCTAGCAAAAAGTGAAGATAATCCTGCAACACTTGGAACAGTACGATTGCACTCAACATTTGAAATCAGAAATAGTTAATCAATTAGTCAAAATCCTTCATCATGTTTTGCCTACAGTAAAGTTTTGTATTATATTACTGCTGTGTTACACATCTCCTTGATCAACCCACAAATACAACATTCTGAAATACATGAAAATTTTGACCTTATTACTTCAATAAAATTGAACCTAAAAATGACATTTGTAATAGTATTATTTATTATAATAATATTGAGGTAAACTCTTGCTCGTCAGGGTAGTAAACTGcccatgatcaataactcaattgtTTCATTGAGTACGATGGTAAAAATCAAATGTAGTTGTCTAAGCCAAGGTTAAATTTAAAAGTTAATTCTTGCATCTTTTTTTTCAGATCAAACTGGAATTAAAGATGGAAAAGCTTTGTACAACCACAAAAGGAATAGTTGACCTCGATACCTATCAATATGGTGAAAGTGGAAGAAAAATGCCTCTCTTTCATACATGGCCCATAAAATATTTCTGTACGGTTATTTTAAGTATTAAATATGGGAATGTCATTGTTAATCTTTGTTCTCCACATTGGAGTAGTAAATTGTGGAACAAGTAACTTTCCTTACAATCTTCTTGCCTGTGAAGGATGATGTTCAATTTCATGAGGGATGGTAACATTATTGATTCATAGGAAGGTGGACATTTTCCATCTCAAGATGAGTAACATATTTCTATTGATTTGTGAGACACATCCTGAAaaggatttggatgtggggaccaattgTAATGTTGTCTCAAAACTAGATGGGAATGTAAGTTGTAAGgaagatgcaaggaggcttcaaacaGATTTGGACAGGCGGAATGAAAATcgcaacaagtaggcttcaaatgaagttagtgaaaagcccctagtcgccacattccagcgcctgttcggggaggctggtacgggaattgaaccatgctgctggcctgccttggtctgctttcaaagccagcattttagccctgtgctaaaccagccactgtggGAGCGCAACAGAGGTTCACCAGATCAAAGCCCTGGGATGTTGggattgtcttacgaggaaagattgagcaaTTATGTCATCGAAAATTCTTACAGGACAGGCATAACAGCATATATGAAGGTAGGATATTTCCCCTGGTGACGTAAACTCAGaataaggagtaggccatttaggtctgagatgaggagaaatttatttagagtggtgaatctttggcattctctacccAAGAGAGCTGTGGaaactcaatcattgagcatgttcaagacagaaatcaatcGATTTCTGTAGACTAATGACGTCATTATGGGGGTAGTGTGGGAAAATggtagatgatcagccaagatctaaTTGAAAGGCAAAGCAaacttgacaggctgaatggcctactcatgttcctcTAAGTTTAGTCTTCTGCTTAGTGTAAACATTGGGGTGCAACCTATCATTTTAAAACTATTCATCCATTTCCCTTTTTCACTTTAGTTTCTCATCTTTGCTCAAAGATATGCATGTCTTATTGCATTATGGTTCCTTACAAATCATTGCAATCTTGGAACTTAAAATAGCTTTAAAAACTGGTTATGAGATGGAGCCAGTAATGAACAGGCTAATTGGCAGGAAAGGTGAAGGACAAACTCAAATTGTGGAAGACACAAATTGTAGATaaaacaaagctgggtgggagggtgagctgtgaggatgatgcaaagatgcttcagagTGGTATGAGTTGTGAgttggcaaatgcatggcagatgcagtgtgtggataaatgtgaggtaatgcattttggtcgcaaaaacaggaaggcagattatctgagtaACTATAAAATtaagagagggaaatgtgcaacaagacctcatACACCAGTCGTTGTAGGTAAGCATCCAGGTGCAGCAGCGATAAAGGCGGCAAAtggaaacccaataaaaaacatttataaaataaggcaaatggtatgttggcctccatagCGAGAGGATGAGAGTAAAGGAGCAGGGATGACTTGATGCAAAGGtataggaccttggtgagaccacaactgcaatagtgtgtgcagtattggtctccttatcggaggaaggatgttcttgcaatagagggagtgcagagaaggtttagcaGTCTGATTCCTGGCATAGCAGGACAGACGAAGGACAGATTAGATTGTTATATTATTCGTCCAGTTAGGATTACGTAGTTTAGATAAATGAGGGGGGAAATCGCATAGAACCCTAGAAAATTtcaacagaactagacagggtagatgcaggaaggaaccCTCGAAGGGcagcacagggacccgggttcaattccaaccttgcacgcctgtgtggagtttgcacattcctccagtgcctgcgtgggtttcctcaaggtgctacagtttcttcccacactcccaagatgtgcaggttaggtcaattggccatgctaaattgccccttagtatccaaagatgtgaaggttatggggatggagcgggcctaggtaggatgctattTGAGggtttgggctgaatggcctccttcttcactgtagggtttCCATGATTTCTAATGGTGCGGGTGTCCAGACCAGGGGTTATAGTCTAAGGAtatgggtaaaccttttaggactgagatgaggagaaaattcaTAATAAATGGCAGAGAAGATTCAAAAGGCTTACTCCTGTTTTCCATGTTTCTAATTTAACCCAATACTGCCAACTTCTGATAATCACATCTACATAAAGCTAAATTTGCAGACCAGGTGCTTTAAGGTTCAGCAATTAATTTCCATAGGCAGTTGAATTATCAGAGGGTGAATACATAACTGTTGCTCAAAAGATTAACATTACATTTGAACCATATAGTAGGGACGTGTTTCAGTGT
This genomic window from Scyliorhinus torazame isolate Kashiwa2021f chromosome 2, sScyTor2.1, whole genome shotgun sequence contains:
- the cinp gene encoding cyclin-dependent kinase 2-interacting protein, translated to MEAPCTNSIFITPRKTDLNSARKIKDNAADWHNFMLKWEVFNNTGFSIANRIVNMKLSNQRESEIMREAFEGEDANSNLGMSNFQYNKELQECCTELLDILDKMIKLELKMEKLCTTTKGIVDLDTYQYGESGRKMPLFHTWPIKYFYEISVQLTEMYKKELQLKRIIVQEIAHTSSPDLMMVELSAWLYQPYIEEKARLLTESMLLETGHRSL